GGAGACCCAGAACGTGTACGCCAGCGGGTAGGCCCCGAAGACGCCGAAGAGCAGGAAGAACGGGGCGACGAAGAGGTAGGGCGAGTATCTGGTGTCGAGCCGGCTGAGCCGGGGGCCCCGGTCGGTGCGGGTGGTGCGGGGGGCCGGTGCGACCGGCGGGCGGGCGTCGAGCTGGACGGCCATGACCTGAGAACTCCTTTCCGCCGTGCGGGCGGCACCCGTCGCCGGGGCCGCCCGCACGCGCTGCTCGGGTTACTTGGCGGCGGCCTTCTCGGCGTTCGACACCGCGTCGGTCCAGCCCTGCTCCGGGGAGCGTTTGCCCAACTCCACGGTGCGTACGGCGTTCTCCACCTCGGTGCGTACGGCCTGGTTCTTCGGTCCCATGTAGACCGGCTTCAGGTTCTTGGCGCCCTCGGCGAAGATCTTGCCGACCGGGGCCTCGGAGAAGTAGGCGTTCGTCGAGTCGACGATCGCCGGATCGGCGAGCGCCTGCGGCGACGACGGCAGTGGGCCCTTCGCCTTGAACGCGCCGATCTGGCCCTTGGCGCTGGTCAGGAACTTGGCCAGCTCGATCGCCTCGGCCTGGTGCTTGCTCTGCTTCGGCACGGCGAGGAAGGAGCCACCCCAGTTGCCGCCGTCACCGGGGATCTGGGCGATGTCCCACTTGCCCTTGGCGCCGGGGCCGGCGTTGCCCTCGATCACGCCGGTCATCCAGGCCGGGCAGGCGATGGTGGCGAACTTCGACTGCTTGAACGCGGAGACCCACTCCTCCGACCAGGAGCCGTACTTCCCGGAGAGGCCGGAGTCGATGATGTCCATCGTCGTGTCGTACGCCTGCCGTACCGCCGGGTTGCTGCCCACGACCAGGTTGTTGTCGGTGTCGTAGTAGCTGTAGCCGCTGGTGTTGCCGGCGGTCTGGAGCAGGATGGTGTTGAACGTGTTGGTCGCGGCGTCCAGGAACGCGGCGCCGGTCTTCTTCGCGGTGAACTGTTCGCCGACCTTGACGTAGTCGGTCCAGGTGGGCCAGAGCTTCGACACGGCCTCCCGGTCGGTGGGCAGGC
The genomic region above belongs to Micromonospora sp. WMMD1128 and contains:
- a CDS encoding extracellular solute-binding protein, whose product is MLTFTRRRLAAVALVAATALLGTTGCGGDDEAAADGPVTLTVDVFGQFGYADLYQEYMASHPGVKIVERGTGSNLDEYSPKLTQWLAAGKGAGDIVAIEEGLLVEYKANPQNFVNLLDHGAADLKGDFLDWKWNQGLTADGKQLIGLGTDVGGMAMCYRTDLFAKAGLPTDREAVSKLWPTWTDYVKVGEQFTAKKTGAAFLDAATNTFNTILLQTAGNTSGYSYYDTDNNLVVGSNPAVRQAYDTTMDIIDSGLSGKYGSWSEEWVSAFKQSKFATIACPAWMTGVIEGNAGPGAKGKWDIAQIPGDGGNWGGSFLAVPKQSKHQAEAIELAKFLTSAKGQIGAFKAKGPLPSSPQALADPAIVDSTNAYFSEAPVGKIFAEGAKNLKPVYMGPKNQAVRTEVENAVRTVELGKRSPEQGWTDAVSNAEKAAAK